CGGACCTGAAAGAGCATGTGATTAAGCCTGTTATCCCAGCTCAATATCTTGATGACAAGACCATCTTCCACCTCAACCCTTCTGGCCGGTTTGTTATTGGTGGGCCTCATGGAGATGCAGGACTCACTGGTCGTAAGATTATTATTGACACTTATGGTGGATGGGGTGCTCATGGTGGAGGCGCTTTCTCAGGCAAGGACCCCACAAAGGTGGACAGAAGTGGTGCATACATTGTTAGGCAGGCTGCCAAGAGTGTGGTGGCCTCTGGTCTTGCTCGGCGCTGTATTGTGCAGGTCTCTTACGCAATTGGTGTGCCAGAACCATTGTCAGTTTTTGTGGACACTTACAAGACTGGCAAGATTCCAGACAGGGATATCTTGGAATTGATCAAGGAGAATTTCGACTTCAGGCCTGGAATGATTGCTATCAACCTCGACTTGATGAGAGGAGGCAATTCCAGGTACCAGAAGACTGCTGCTTATGGCCATTTTGGACGTGATGACCCAGATTTCACATGGGAGACTGTCAAGCTTCTCAAGCCCAATGCCTAAGTGTTTGGGATTGGCTTGATACATTTCCTGGAAGTGGTTATCATCGTAGCCATCATTCTGCTTATGGGGGGATATAATAAAGAAGCTTCAGCACATGCAAGTGATTCTGAGATGATGTTCCAAGGGTTCAAGGGAGAAGGGATtcaggagtttttttttcttttttttttctagctatTCCTTTATTAAGGAATAGACGTTAACCGTATTCATCAATTTTCATTACATTTTTTTGTACTTTCCAACGTGTCATTTATCTGGTTTGATCAATTCTGAAGCTATTATTTGTTTCCATTTACAAAAAATTGCTTTATTTTATCCATCTATTTATTTACGAAGACGAGTCTTTAATTTCAATCATCACATACAAGTCTATAATGCTTGAAACGAGTATACTAAACAGAAAAGGTGAGAAAATACAGCGCACATCAGATTGTTTCTCGACGGCATGGTTGATAATAAACAATCCTACAACATATTTCACGAATGCAACCACAAGCGATCGTGCAAGCGCTCTTCTCCGGCACCAAACATCTCATCTACCCTTTCCCCGTCGCGGTAAAAATGAAATGTAGGTGTGTAGCGAATATGCTGAGTTGTTTCCGGGCATTCATCAATATCCGCATATACGAAAGAAAGCTTCGGGAAGTTGTTACTCAGCTGGCAAAACGCAGGAAGAATCTGGCTGCACACGCGACACCTGAAAACACAACAGATATTTAATGATGTTGTGGTGATCTAACCAGTTCGTAAAGCGAAGTTGTCTGAACTTTCTCAGCCCACTACATTACATTAAGGCTTAGCCGGTCAATGATCTGTAACAAAAACAACCCCACCCTTCTACTGTCTCACATAGAACCCCTGACTGAAACTAAAAATATGTGAATAAATCTCGAGATTCGGCATGTGATGTTACACAATATTTGAATAACAAAAACCCCCGATGGATGAGCTAATCCTCG
The Populus nigra chromosome 3, ddPopNigr1.1, whole genome shotgun sequence genome window above contains:
- the LOC133687929 gene encoding thioredoxin-like 3-3: MEDNTKKGLDGTGLELPVNLHGNLKSASSDQSHLQILHDIKSSNTPAVINYGASWCRVCSQILPAFCQLSNNFPKLSFVYADIDECPETTQHIRYTPTFHFYRDGERVDEMFGAGEERLHDRLWLHS